In bacterium, the following proteins share a genomic window:
- the waaF gene encoding lipopolysaccharide heptosyltransferase II, producing MPSTLTHILVIRFSSIGDIILVTPMLRALKTRFPDCVLHVAVRREFNELLRRNPYIDRLISVDTSTGNRSLRALNLELTSERYDAVFDLQNNFRSRILRNGLSRSIHVVDKRQWKRLLLVKLGVNRYPRYTPVPERYIETALRYEVKPDVEGPELHLDEDTRGKARLKLRAAGRKDGVRLVGIAPGAKHFTKRWPLPSFRRLTEKLLDLGYTVAVLGGTDEYETGEQLRILRPDRILNCAGKLTLLETAAAIEQCRTVFVNDSGLMHMATAVGTPVIALFGSTVREFGFFPYQSEAAVVEAAGLGCRPCTHIGRAACPKGHFACMRLITAEDVLQSWEMMQTSGVRKDAAPDLTSDDIGT from the coding sequence ATGCCTTCCACACTTACGCACATTCTTGTTATACGCTTCAGCTCCATCGGTGACATCATTCTCGTGACACCGATGCTGCGCGCACTGAAAACGCGGTTTCCGGACTGTGTACTTCATGTGGCAGTGCGGAGAGAATTCAATGAATTGCTCAGGCGCAATCCGTACATCGACCGCCTGATCAGCGTGGACACATCGACAGGGAATCGAAGCCTCCGCGCATTGAACCTGGAATTGACATCCGAACGTTACGATGCGGTCTTTGATCTGCAGAACAATTTTCGTTCGCGTATTCTGCGAAATGGACTTTCACGAAGCATACATGTCGTTGACAAGCGGCAATGGAAACGTCTCCTGCTTGTAAAGCTGGGTGTCAATCGCTATCCCCGCTATACCCCCGTACCCGAACGCTATATCGAAACCGCATTGCGATACGAGGTGAAGCCTGATGTGGAGGGTCCTGAGCTGCATCTGGATGAGGATACCAGGGGCAAGGCACGGCTCAAGCTGCGTGCCGCAGGACGAAAGGATGGCGTGCGTCTGGTCGGCATTGCGCCGGGCGCGAAGCATTTCACCAAACGGTGGCCGCTGCCTTCGTTCAGGAGACTGACGGAAAAGCTTCTCGACCTGGGATACACAGTTGCCGTACTCGGTGGGACTGATGAATACGAAACCGGCGAGCAGCTGCGAATACTGCGACCAGATCGCATACTGAACTGCGCGGGCAAACTCACCCTGCTTGAAACGGCCGCTGCGATTGAACAGTGCCGGACGGTTTTCGTCAACGACAGCGGACTCATGCACATGGCAACCGCGGTAGGCACGCCGGTCATTGCACTGTTCGGAAGCACCGTCCGTGAATTCGGCTTCTTCCCTTATCAGAGTGAAGCCGCAGTGGTGGAGGCCGCAGGGCTCGGCTGTCGTCCCTGCACGCATATTGGACGCGCGGCGTGCCCGAAAGGTCACTTCGCCTGCATGCGACTTATTACGGCAGAGGACGTGCTTCAGAGCTGGGAAATGATGCAAACCAGTGGTGTCAGAAAGGACGCGGCGCCGGACCTGACCTCTGACGATATTGGGACATGA
- a CDS encoding NADP-dependent malic enzyme encodes MKIRKEDALDYHSRGRKGKIEVITTKPCVTQRDLSLAYTPGVAEPCREIEKDESKVFEYTAKGNLVAVISNGTAVLGLGDIGPMGGKPVMEGKGVLFKTFADIDVFDIELDSKDIKEIIRTCQVLEPTFGGINLEDIKGPDCFYIEEELKKTMNIPVFHDDQHGTAIISGAALLNAVELTGKKLEDLRVVYNGAGASGIACAKFHISLGVKKENVIMCDSTGVIYKGRTDRMNEFKEDMANDTDARTLAEAMKGADVFFGLSKGGVVDQDMVRSMADDPIIFAMANPDPEITYEDATEARKDVIMATGRSDYPNQVNNVLGFPFIFRGALDVYATAINEDMKQAAAHALAQLAREEVPDSVMRAYGVKEMTFGREYIIPKPFDPRVLTWVAPAVAKAAMDTGVARRPIENFDEYRMNLDIRMGRTQEVIARMYNKAAGDPKRIVLAEGEEHRVIKAAQVALDEGIVKPILLGQEDEIRRVAEEHAIDLEGIEIVNPLTFGKFDEYVQEFYRLRQRKGLTQYTARRIMLNRRNYFGAMMVHMGDADGLISGYTSHYPDTIRPALEIIGHDKRYKKVSGLYMLATKKEPYFLADTTVNIDPSAEDIADITLQAADLAEKFDVTPRVALLSYSNFGSNREASAMKMRAALDIVRERRPDLMVDGEMQADTAVVPDIIEEDFPFSTLKGGANVLIFPDLNAGNIAYKLLSRLGGLLPIGPILNGMCKSVHVLQRGAEVKEIVDMIAISVVDAISHKDKIC; translated from the coding sequence ATGAAAATCAGGAAAGAAGACGCCCTCGATTATCATAGTCGTGGACGCAAGGGCAAAATTGAAGTTATCACGACAAAGCCCTGTGTAACGCAGCGTGATCTTTCCCTGGCCTATACGCCGGGCGTTGCCGAACCCTGCAGGGAGATCGAGAAGGACGAATCCAAAGTGTTCGAGTACACAGCCAAGGGTAATCTTGTCGCTGTCATCTCGAACGGCACCGCAGTACTCGGCCTCGGGGATATCGGCCCGATGGGCGGGAAACCGGTCATGGAAGGCAAGGGCGTTCTCTTTAAAACCTTCGCAGACATCGACGTCTTTGACATCGAGCTCGACAGCAAGGACATCAAGGAAATCATCCGGACCTGCCAGGTGCTTGAGCCCACGTTCGGTGGCATCAATCTTGAGGACATCAAGGGTCCCGACTGCTTCTATATCGAGGAAGAACTCAAGAAGACAATGAATATCCCGGTCTTCCACGATGACCAGCACGGAACCGCCATCATCAGTGGCGCCGCTTTGCTCAACGCTGTCGAACTTACCGGAAAAAAACTGGAAGATCTGCGCGTCGTCTATAATGGCGCAGGTGCGTCAGGCATCGCCTGTGCGAAATTCCATATCAGCCTCGGTGTAAAAAAAGAAAACGTCATCATGTGTGATTCCACTGGCGTGATTTACAAGGGCCGCACCGATCGCATGAATGAGTTCAAGGAGGATATGGCCAATGACACCGACGCGCGGACACTCGCCGAGGCCATGAAGGGAGCCGATGTGTTCTTCGGCCTCTCCAAGGGTGGTGTCGTCGACCAGGATATGGTACGATCGATGGCTGATGACCCGATTATCTTCGCCATGGCCAATCCCGATCCGGAAATCACGTATGAAGATGCTACAGAGGCACGTAAGGATGTCATCATGGCAACGGGACGTTCGGATTATCCGAATCAGGTCAACAACGTCCTTGGCTTCCCCTTCATCTTCCGCGGAGCACTCGACGTCTATGCCACGGCAATCAACGAGGATATGAAACAGGCTGCCGCGCATGCACTCGCACAGCTGGCGCGTGAAGAAGTGCCAGACAGCGTCATGCGTGCCTACGGCGTCAAAGAGATGACCTTCGGCCGCGAATACATCATTCCCAAGCCCTTCGACCCTCGCGTCCTCACCTGGGTCGCACCTGCCGTCGCGAAGGCAGCGATGGATACGGGCGTCGCCCGCAGGCCGATTGAAAACTTCGACGAATATCGTATGAATCTCGATATCCGCATGGGCCGGACGCAGGAAGTTATTGCGCGCATGTATAACAAGGCAGCCGGCGATCCAAAGCGTATCGTGCTCGCAGAAGGCGAAGAGCATCGCGTCATCAAGGCCGCGCAGGTGGCGTTGGATGAAGGTATCGTGAAGCCGATTCTGTTGGGACAGGAAGACGAGATTCGCCGCGTGGCTGAAGAGCATGCCATCGACCTCGAGGGTATTGAAATCGTCAACCCTCTCACCTTTGGAAAATTCGACGAGTACGTGCAGGAATTCTATCGCCTGCGTCAGCGCAAGGGACTCACGCAGTATACCGCGCGGCGCATCATGCTGAATCGCCGGAACTACTTCGGCGCCATGATGGTGCACATGGGTGATGCAGACGGCCTGATCTCAGGTTATACCTCGCATTACCCCGATACCATTCGTCCGGCACTGGAAATCATCGGACATGACAAACGGTACAAGAAGGTATCCGGTCTCTACATGCTCGCTACCAAGAAAGAGCCGTATTTCCTGGCCGATACCACGGTAAACATTGATCCTTCAGCTGAGGATATCGCGGATATCACACTGCAGGCAGCGGACCTCGCCGAGAAGTTCGATGTCACGCCACGCGTCGCCCTCCTCTCCTATTCCAACTTCGGAAGTAATCGCGAAGCCTCCGCAATGAAAATGCGTGCTGCTCTGGATATCGTGCGCGAACGCCGTCCCGACCTGATGGTCGATGGTGAAATGCAGGCAGATACCGCGGTCGTTCCTGATATCATTGAAGAGGACTTCCCCTTCTCCACCCTGAAGGGTGGTGCGAATGTGCTGATCTTCCCCGATCTCAATGCTGGAAATATCGCCTACAAGTTGCTGAGCCGACTGGGTGGGTTGCTTCCTATCGGACCGATTCTCAATGGCATGTGTAAATCCGTGCACGTGCTGCAGCGTGGTGCCGAGGTAAAGGAAATCGTCGACATGATCGCCATTTCCGTCGTCGACGCCATCAGCCACAAAGATAAAATCTGCTGA
- a CDS encoding CxxxxCH/CxxCH domain-containing protein has translation MKQYRNIFLFALTTVLVLSACTSELKDDEDLPTYPRLYGAHGAGYALMGSENFHAHDIMVNLGWDISGCRDCHAPDYNGGVTGQSCNASGCHVAADGGPEACYVCHGDTQTKTIYPQWYSTHATHLEGGMTSNTTIACSDCHTLPANFDDPIHIDSDTPGEAEVHFMNALAATETKGMSGEPMYDAANGTCANTYCHGNFTNGNNVTVEWKGANQAACGSCHGQGEGNPLPNAPHIANTNCSNCHGDVVDANGKIIDKDKHVNGVLNVFGSTRTDW, from the coding sequence ATGAAACAGTATCGTAACATCTTCCTGTTCGCGCTGACAACCGTCCTCGTTCTTTCAGCCTGCACAAGTGAGCTGAAGGATGACGAGGATCTGCCCACCTATCCGCGCCTCTATGGTGCGCACGGGGCAGGGTATGCTCTCATGGGATCTGAAAACTTTCATGCGCACGACATCATGGTGAATCTCGGTTGGGATATCAGCGGATGTCGTGATTGCCATGCTCCGGATTACAACGGTGGTGTCACGGGACAGAGCTGCAACGCCAGTGGCTGTCACGTTGCCGCGGATGGTGGACCGGAAGCCTGCTATGTCTGTCATGGAGATACGCAGACCAAGACCATATATCCGCAGTGGTACAGCACGCATGCGACACATCTCGAAGGCGGCATGACGAGCAACACCACGATCGCATGCTCGGACTGCCATACGCTCCCGGCGAACTTCGACGATCCCATCCACATCGATTCCGATACACCGGGTGAGGCAGAAGTGCATTTCATGAATGCACTCGCCGCTACGGAAACCAAGGGGATGTCGGGTGAGCCGATGTACGACGCTGCAAACGGCACCTGCGCCAACACCTATTGCCACGGAAATTTCACCAACGGAAACAACGTGACGGTGGAATGGAAGGGCGCCAATCAGGCGGCCTGTGGCAGCTGTCACGGTCAGGGTGAAGGCAATCCGCTCCCGAACGCCCCGCACATTGCGAATACGAACTGCAGCAATTGCCATGGTGACGTCGTCGATGCAAACGGCAAGATCATTGACAAGGACAAGCATGTCAATGGTGTGCTCAATGTCTTCGGAAGCACGCGTACCGACTGGTAA
- a CDS encoding cytochrome c family protein, whose protein sequence is MKKMIILTALVLSAFVGMVFLLTSPRGAQADGGGVMFSHSLHAEMAECDACHGDAAESDLATDNLLPTPSVCADCHDEDDVRSYWSLDGSADLSVYPMPVNDRKLYFSHKMHVSGMEQECGTCHGAIVADEDTGIPSMDVCARCHNNADASAPIIRSAADEPMVMSATNQCEACHTTLAGLHPQNHRVPNFTQEHGKFAMNGEASRDCAVCHSESFCQECHTPTNDVPHGVSADEFYIVGSPRGEKIDDENLLTVQKVHSLTYRYTHGFDARAKSTRCETCHEPESFCTPCHQNGYDATGIRIVPQSHQLAGFATVGGGSAMNRHAKLARMDIESCVTCHNVDGGDPVCAGCHEGVMQGGDQ, encoded by the coding sequence ATGAAAAAAATGATTATTCTTACCGCCCTTGTCCTTTCCGCCTTTGTCGGAATGGTATTTCTCCTGACTTCACCGCGCGGCGCCCAGGCCGACGGTGGCGGTGTGATGTTCTCACACTCGCTGCACGCCGAGATGGCGGAATGTGATGCCTGTCATGGCGATGCGGCAGAGAGCGACCTCGCAACCGACAATCTGCTGCCGACGCCTTCGGTCTGTGCCGATTGCCATGATGAAGATGATGTCCGCAGCTACTGGTCGCTTGACGGCAGTGCCGATCTTTCTGTCTATCCCATGCCGGTGAATGATCGGAAACTGTACTTCTCGCACAAAATGCATGTCTCTGGTATGGAGCAGGAATGCGGGACCTGTCACGGCGCGATCGTCGCTGATGAAGACACCGGCATTCCCTCCATGGACGTCTGTGCCCGCTGCCACAACAATGCGGACGCCAGCGCGCCGATTATCAGGAGCGCTGCTGACGAACCCATGGTCATGTCTGCAACCAACCAGTGCGAAGCCTGTCACACCACGCTTGCCGGACTCCATCCGCAGAATCACCGCGTTCCGAATTTCACCCAGGAACATGGCAAGTTTGCAATGAATGGTGAAGCGAGCCGCGATTGTGCGGTCTGTCACTCGGAAAGCTTCTGCCAGGAATGTCACACACCGACAAACGACGTTCCGCATGGTGTCAGCGCAGATGAGTTCTACATTGTCGGCTCTCCCCGCGGGGAAAAAATCGACGATGAAAACCTGCTGACGGTGCAAAAGGTGCACTCACTGACCTACCGGTACACGCATGGTTTTGATGCGCGTGCGAAATCCACTCGCTGCGAGACCTGTCATGAACCGGAATCTTTCTGTACACCCTGTCACCAGAATGGCTACGATGCGACAGGAATCCGTATCGTGCCTCAATCGCATCAGCTCGCTGGATTCGCGACAGTTGGCGGCGGTTCTGCCATGAATCGTCACGCCAAGCTGGCCCGGATGGATATCGAAAGCTGCGTGACATGTCATAACGTCGACGGCGGCGATCCGGTATGTGCCGGTTGCCACGAAGGCGTCATGCAAGGAGGTGACCAATGA
- a CDS encoding cytochrome c family protein has protein sequence MKNAVTFIAVALAVTVLSAFTFQGGNEYIGSKKCKACHSNAKMGGTAYKTWEKGPHAKAFDALKTAEADKIAAEKGFKTKAAETDECLSCHVTGMNVKGAKFDKKFDKTEGVGCEACHGAASAYKSKHAKDKEGAMKSMGLEVHKGDDAKKLCVTCHNDKSPTFKKFDFAAQMKKIDHSK, from the coding sequence ATGAAAAACGCAGTCACCTTTATCGCAGTTGCCCTTGCCGTCACCGTATTGAGCGCTTTCACCTTCCAGGGTGGTAACGAGTACATCGGTTCCAAGAAGTGCAAGGCCTGCCACAGCAACGCCAAGATGGGCGGCACCGCATACAAGACCTGGGAAAAGGGTCCCCATGCCAAGGCATTCGACGCTCTGAAGACCGCCGAAGCCGACAAGATCGCGGCAGAGAAGGGATTCAAGACCAAGGCTGCAGAAACCGACGAGTGCCTCAGCTGCCACGTCACCGGCATGAATGTCAAGGGCGCAAAGTTTGACAAGAAGTTTGACAAGACCGAAGGCGTGGGCTGCGAAGCCTGCCATGGCGCTGCAAGTGCGTACAAGAGCAAGCATGCCAAGGACAAGGAAGGCGCAATGAAGTCGATGGGTCTCGAGGTTCACAAGGGCGATGATGCCAAGAAGCTCTGCGTGACCTGCCACAATGACAAGAGCCCGACCTTCAAGAAGTTCGATTTCGCCGCCCAGATGAAAAAAATCGATCATTCCAAGTAA